One Streptomyces sp. ML-6 genomic region harbors:
- a CDS encoding molybdopterin molybdotransferase MoeA: MSGGGAGRAPGRDRHERPVPWREARALAARAGRGAAVRTTDRLGLDRALGHVLAEPLVALTDLPSFDTSAMDGWVVSGPGPWTIREAPVTREGEGAGAGEKEAGAGSASGAGPGRKPGILAGRSAPAPLPDGDAVRIATGARIPVNANAVIRSEHARVDEAKGLLHATRSVVPGQDIRPRGQECRCGDRLMPAGAVVTPVVLGLAAAAGYDTLVVAPRPRVDVLVLGDELLTEGLPHEGLIRDALGPMIGPWLRALGAEVADPQRLGDDAEALRHALTSTDVDLVITTGGTAAGPVDHVHPVLAEIGAELLVDGVAVRPGHPMLLAGLRKPGQAPGPVPTPGPGAREGDGKPEARATGERAGEKAGEKAGEGRAYLVGLPGNPLAAVSALLTLAAPLLHGLAGRMPEPARRAVVRDAVQGHPHDTRLVPVARRSAGPATPAAGFTDVPGGGRGSAGRTGSGYGGGSGTGGGYGRGGMGTGNGGGGEYVVPLHYNGPAMLRGIVAADGLAVVPPGGVRSGTEVEILDLPWAPALPWTEGRFT, translated from the coding sequence GTGAGCGGAGGCGGCGCCGGCCGGGCCCCGGGGCGTGACCGGCACGAGAGGCCGGTCCCTTGGCGGGAGGCGCGTGCGCTCGCGGCCCGGGCCGGGCGCGGGGCGGCTGTACGGACGACCGATCGGCTCGGGCTCGACCGGGCACTCGGCCACGTACTCGCCGAGCCGCTCGTCGCGCTCACCGATCTGCCGTCCTTCGATACTTCCGCGATGGACGGCTGGGTCGTTTCCGGGCCGGGACCGTGGACCATCCGCGAGGCTCCCGTGACCAGGGAAGGGGAGGGAGCAGGGGCGGGCGAGAAGGAGGCCGGGGCCGGTTCGGCGTCGGGGGCGGGTCCGGGCCGAAAGCCGGGCATTCTCGCCGGGCGGAGTGCTCCCGCCCCGCTGCCCGACGGGGATGCCGTGCGGATCGCCACCGGGGCCCGTATCCCGGTGAACGCCAACGCCGTGATCCGTAGCGAACACGCGCGCGTGGACGAGGCCAAGGGGTTGCTTCACGCGACGCGTTCGGTCGTCCCCGGGCAGGACATCAGGCCGCGCGGGCAGGAATGCCGTTGCGGGGACCGGCTCATGCCCGCCGGGGCCGTGGTCACCCCCGTCGTTCTCGGTCTGGCCGCGGCGGCCGGGTACGACACGCTCGTCGTGGCGCCCCGGCCCCGGGTCGACGTCCTCGTCCTCGGTGACGAACTGCTGACCGAGGGGCTGCCGCACGAGGGCCTGATCCGTGACGCACTCGGCCCGATGATCGGTCCCTGGCTGCGCGCGCTGGGCGCCGAGGTGGCCGACCCGCAGCGGCTCGGCGATGACGCCGAGGCCCTGCGACATGCTCTGACCAGCACGGATGTCGATCTGGTCATCACCACCGGGGGCACGGCCGCGGGCCCGGTCGATCATGTCCACCCGGTGCTTGCCGAGATCGGGGCAGAGTTGCTGGTCGACGGGGTCGCCGTCCGCCCCGGTCACCCGATGCTCCTGGCCGGGCTCAGGAAACCGGGGCAGGCGCCGGGGCCGGTGCCGACGCCGGGTCCGGGGGCCCGTGAGGGAGACGGGAAACCGGAGGCTCGTGCGACGGGCGAGAGAGCAGGCGAGAAGGCGGGTGAGAAGGCAGGCGAGGGGAGGGCGTACCTTGTCGGGCTGCCGGGCAATCCGCTGGCCGCCGTCTCCGCGCTCCTCACCCTCGCCGCTCCGCTGCTGCACGGGCTGGCGGGTCGAATGCCGGAACCGGCGCGCCGGGCCGTCGTGCGGGACGCGGTGCAGGGGCATCCGCATGACACCCGGCTGGTGCCCGTCGCCCGCCGCAGCGCCGGGCCCGCGACGCCCGCCGCCGGCTTCACCGACGTACCGGGTGGCGGACGCGGCTCCGCGGGCAGAACGGGCAGCGGATACGGTGGCGGCTCGGGAACCGGTGGCGGATACGGCAGGGGCGGAATGGGAACCGGGAACGGCGGTGGCGGCGAGTACGTCGTACCACTGCACTACAACGGTCCGGCGATGCTTCGCGGGATCGTCGCTGCCGACGGTCTGGCCGTCGTACCGCCCGGCGGGGTACGGTCCGGCACCGAGGTGGAAATCCTCGACCTGCCGTGGGCCCCGGCGCTGCCGTGGACGGAAGGGCGTTTCACGTGA
- a CDS encoding NTP transferase domain-containing protein has translation MTAYDAIVLAGGAAERLGGADKPGVRVGGRALLDRVLSACADASTTVVVGGRRPTARAVTWTYEVPRGGGPLAALDAGVRLTTAEWVLVLSADLPFLEADTVGALLAAAEDGRREGALCVDQDGRDQPLVAVYGAEPLRRELALIATEHGGLSGLPLRLLTHELDLARVEGDPLASFDCDTWKDIASARARIREHGVVLDEWITAVKDELGIELDVDTDVLLDLARDAAHGVARPAAPLTTFLVGYAAAKASQDRNGAGDGDGAVEAVAEAARKAAALARRWADENETQ, from the coding sequence ATGACCGCCTATGACGCCATCGTCCTTGCCGGAGGGGCCGCCGAGCGGCTCGGCGGCGCCGACAAGCCGGGAGTCCGGGTTGGTGGCCGTGCGCTGCTCGACCGGGTGCTCTCGGCCTGCGCCGACGCCTCGACGACAGTCGTGGTGGGCGGGCGTCGGCCCACTGCACGGGCGGTGACCTGGACGTACGAAGTGCCGCGGGGCGGTGGACCGTTGGCCGCGCTCGACGCCGGGGTCCGGCTGACCACGGCGGAGTGGGTTCTCGTGCTCTCCGCCGATCTGCCGTTCCTGGAGGCCGACACCGTCGGAGCGCTGTTGGCGGCCGCGGAGGACGGGCGGCGCGAGGGAGCCCTGTGCGTCGACCAGGACGGGCGTGACCAGCCGCTCGTCGCCGTCTACGGTGCCGAACCGCTGCGCCGCGAGCTCGCGCTGATCGCCACCGAGCACGGGGGACTGTCCGGACTCCCGTTGCGCCTGCTGACGCACGAACTCGATCTCGCGCGGGTGGAGGGCGACCCCCTGGCCTCTTTCGACTGCGACACCTGGAAGGACATCGCGTCGGCCCGGGCACGCATCAGAGAGCATGGGGTCGTGCTGGACGAATGGATCACCGCAGTCAAGGACGAACTCGGCATCGAACTCGACGTCGACACCGATGTCCTGCTCGACCTCGCCCGTGACGCCGCCCACGGCGTCGCCCGGCCTGCCGCGCCGCTGACAACCTTTCTGGTCGGCTACGCGGCGGCGAAGGCGAGTCAGGACAGGAACGGGGCCGGGGACGGGGACGGTGCCGTGGAGGCGGTGGCCGAAGCCGCGCGGAAGGCCGCCGCGCTTGCCCGCCGCTGGGCGGACGAGAACGAGACGCAATGA
- a CDS encoding dihydrolipoamide acetyltransferase family protein, with protein sequence MAQVLEFKLPDLGEGLTEAEIVRWLVEVGDVVAIDQPVVEVETAKAMVEVPCPYGGVVTARFGEEGAELPVGAPLLTVAVGSPQETGRGAGRDAGSGAGAEAGADSGSGGGGGAGSGAGTRAGAGVGSGSGAAESSGNVLVGYGTGAPVARRRRVRPEASVARVSAEVTAGAAAPAPAPVAESGPVAVVSPPVRKLARQHGLDLRKLAGSGPDGLILRADVEAAIRMLEESATPSSTAVPAGGPAAVPAAGTATAASASAQPSGARGVVSAGAERIPLRGVRGAVADKLARSRREIPDATCWVDADATELMAARAAMNGAGGPAAGPKVSVLALLARICTAALARFPELNSTVDLEAREIVRLPEVHLGFAAQTDRGLVVPVVRDAHVRNAESIGAEIARLTEAARAGRLTPAELTGGTFTLNNYGVFGVDGSTPIINHPEAAMLGVGRIVPKPWVHGGELAVRQVVQLSLTFDHRVCDGGTAGGFLRYIADCVEQPAVLLRTL encoded by the coding sequence ATGGCCCAGGTACTCGAATTCAAGCTGCCGGACCTCGGTGAGGGGCTCACCGAGGCGGAGATCGTGCGCTGGCTGGTGGAGGTCGGCGACGTCGTCGCCATCGACCAGCCGGTCGTCGAGGTCGAGACGGCCAAGGCGATGGTGGAGGTGCCGTGTCCGTACGGAGGTGTGGTCACGGCGCGGTTCGGCGAGGAAGGGGCCGAACTCCCGGTCGGGGCACCGCTGCTGACGGTCGCGGTGGGGTCGCCGCAGGAGACGGGACGCGGTGCTGGTCGGGACGCCGGCTCTGGTGCTGGAGCCGAAGCCGGAGCTGATTCCGGTTCCGGTGGTGGGGGCGGTGCGGGCTCCGGTGCTGGTACTCGGGCTGGTGCTGGGGTTGGTTCCGGTTCTGGGGCGGCGGAGTCGTCAGGCAATGTGCTGGTCGGGTACGGGACGGGCGCGCCGGTGGCACGTCGGCGGCGGGTCCGCCCCGAGGCGTCGGTGGCACGGGTGTCCGCGGAGGTGACGGCCGGGGCCGCCGCTCCGGCTCCAGCTCCGGTCGCGGAGTCGGGCCCGGTGGCGGTCGTTTCCCCTCCGGTGCGGAAGCTGGCGCGGCAGCACGGTCTTGACCTGCGGAAACTGGCGGGTTCCGGGCCGGACGGGCTGATCCTGCGGGCCGATGTGGAGGCCGCGATCAGGATGCTGGAAGAGTCGGCCACGCCTTCGTCGACTGCGGTTCCGGCTGGAGGTCCGGCTGCGGTTCCTGCGGCGGGAACGGCGACGGCGGCGTCGGCTTCGGCGCAGCCGTCGGGGGCGCGCGGGGTCGTGAGCGCGGGCGCGGAGCGGATTCCGTTGCGCGGTGTGCGGGGCGCGGTCGCCGACAAGCTGGCGCGCAGTCGGCGGGAGATCCCCGACGCCACGTGCTGGGTCGATGCCGATGCCACCGAACTGATGGCGGCCAGAGCCGCGATGAACGGCGCCGGTGGACCGGCGGCCGGTCCCAAGGTGTCCGTGCTCGCCCTGCTGGCGCGCATCTGCACCGCCGCGCTGGCCCGGTTCCCCGAGCTCAACTCCACCGTGGACCTGGAGGCGCGGGAGATCGTGCGGCTGCCGGAGGTCCACCTCGGGTTCGCGGCCCAGACCGATCGCGGGCTGGTGGTCCCCGTCGTGCGGGACGCGCATGTCCGGAACGCGGAGTCGATCGGGGCCGAGATCGCCCGGCTGACGGAGGCGGCACGAGCCGGGCGGCTGACCCCGGCGGAGCTGACCGGCGGCACGTTCACGCTGAACAACTACGGGGTGTTCGGGGTCGACGGATCGACCCCGATCATCAACCACCCCGAGGCGGCGATGCTGGGGGTCGGCCGGATCGTGCCCAAGCCCTGGGTGCACGGGGGCGAGCTGGCCGTACGCCAGGTCGTCCAGCTCTCGCTGACCTTCGACCACCGGGTCTGCGACGGCGGCACGGCCGGCGGGTTCCTCCGCTACATAGCCGACTGCGTGGAACAACCGGCTGTACTGCTGCGCACGTTGTAG
- a CDS encoding alpha-ketoacid dehydrogenase subunit beta: MTTAAAATGERTARTKPATMAQALGRALRDSMAQDPTVHVLGEDVGALGGVFRITDGLAKEFGEDRCTDTPLAEAGILGTAVGMAMYGLRPVVEMQFDAFAYPAFEQLISHVAKMRNRTAGAMPLPITVRVPYGGGIGGVEHHSDSSEAYYMATPGLHVVTPATVEDAYGLLRASIASDDPVVFMEPKRLYWSKADWSPEAPVAVEPIGRAVVRRTGRSATLITYGPSLPVCMEAAEAAVEEGWDLEVVDLRSLVPFDDETVATSVRRTGRAVVVHESSGFGGPGGEIAARITERCFHHLEAPVLRVAGFDIPYPPPMQEKHHLPGVDRVLDAVARLQWEAES, translated from the coding sequence ATGACGACGGCGGCGGCTGCCACCGGGGAGCGGACGGCGAGGACCAAGCCCGCCACGATGGCCCAGGCCCTCGGACGGGCGCTGCGCGACTCGATGGCGCAGGACCCGACGGTGCATGTGCTCGGCGAGGACGTGGGTGCGCTCGGCGGGGTCTTCCGGATCACCGACGGCCTGGCGAAGGAATTCGGCGAGGACCGCTGCACGGATACCCCGCTGGCCGAGGCGGGCATCCTCGGCACGGCGGTCGGCATGGCGATGTACGGGCTGCGACCCGTGGTGGAGATGCAGTTCGACGCCTTCGCCTACCCGGCTTTCGAGCAGCTCATCAGCCATGTCGCGAAGATGCGGAACCGGACGGCCGGCGCCATGCCGCTGCCGATCACGGTGCGGGTGCCGTACGGCGGCGGGATCGGCGGGGTGGAGCACCACAGCGACTCCTCCGAGGCGTACTACATGGCGACGCCCGGCCTCCACGTCGTCACGCCCGCCACGGTCGAGGACGCGTACGGGCTGCTGAGGGCGTCGATCGCCTCCGACGACCCGGTGGTGTTCATGGAGCCGAAGCGGCTCTACTGGTCGAAGGCCGACTGGTCGCCCGAGGCTCCGGTGGCCGTGGAACCGATCGGCCGGGCCGTGGTCCGCCGGACCGGGCGCAGCGCCACGCTGATCACGTACGGACCTTCGCTGCCCGTCTGCATGGAGGCCGCGGAAGCGGCCGTCGAGGAGGGCTGGGACCTCGAAGTCGTCGATCTGCGCTCCCTGGTGCCGTTCGACGACGAGACCGTCGCCACTTCCGTGCGGCGCACGGGGCGTGCGGTCGTCGTCCACGAGTCCTCCGGGTTCGGCGGGCCGGGCGGTGAGATAGCGGCCCGGATCACGGAGCGCTGCTTCCACCACCTGGAGGCGCCGGTGCTGCGCGTCGCCGGTTTCGACATCCCGTATCCGCCGCCGATGCAGGAGAAGCACCATCTCCCGGGTGTGGACCGGGTGCTGGACGCGGTCGCCCGCTTGCAGTGGGAGGCGGAGAGCTGA
- the pdhA gene encoding pyruvate dehydrogenase (acetyl-transferring) E1 component subunit alpha has product MTVQELPGAAAYRPAPPPAWKPLTDPAPLLPDPEPYRVLGTDAVADADPELLLRLYAELVRGRRYNAQATALTKQGRLAVYPSSTGQEACEIAAALVLEERDWLFPSYRDTLAAVARGLDPVEALTLLRGDRHTGYDPRAHRIAPLCTPLATQLPHAVGLAHAARLKGDDVVALAMVGDGGTSEGDFHEALNFAAVWRAPVVFLVQNNGFAISVPLAKQTAAPSLAHKAVGYGMPGRLVDGNDAPAVHQVLGEAVARARRGEGPTLVEAVTYRMDAHTNADDATRYRVESEVEAWREHDPIRILERELTGRGLLGDEGIEEAREAADRMAAALRERMNADPVLNPMDLFAHVYEEQTAQLREQAARLRVELDAEQDQHGDEDVEERR; this is encoded by the coding sequence ATGACGGTCCAAGAGCTGCCCGGCGCGGCTGCTTACCGGCCCGCGCCGCCCCCGGCCTGGAAGCCGCTCACCGATCCTGCGCCGCTGCTCCCGGACCCCGAGCCGTACCGCGTGCTCGGTACGGACGCCGTGGCGGACGCCGATCCCGAGCTGCTTCTGCGCCTCTACGCGGAGCTGGTCCGCGGCCGGAGGTACAACGCGCAGGCCACCGCGCTCACCAAGCAGGGCCGGCTCGCCGTCTACCCGTCGAGCACGGGCCAGGAGGCCTGCGAGATAGCGGCCGCCCTGGTGCTGGAGGAGCGGGACTGGCTCTTTCCCAGCTACCGCGACACCCTCGCGGCGGTGGCGCGGGGGCTGGACCCGGTCGAGGCGCTGACGCTGCTGCGCGGTGACCGGCACACGGGTTACGACCCGCGGGCGCACCGCATCGCCCCGCTCTGCACTCCCCTGGCCACCCAGTTGCCGCACGCGGTGGGGCTGGCGCACGCGGCCCGGCTCAAGGGCGACGACGTGGTGGCGCTGGCCATGGTCGGCGACGGCGGCACCAGCGAGGGCGATTTCCACGAGGCGCTGAACTTCGCCGCGGTCTGGCGGGCCCCGGTGGTCTTTCTCGTACAGAACAACGGCTTCGCGATCTCCGTACCGCTGGCGAAGCAGACGGCCGCGCCGTCCCTGGCGCACAAGGCCGTGGGATACGGGATGCCGGGCCGTCTGGTGGACGGCAACGACGCGCCCGCCGTGCACCAGGTGCTCGGCGAGGCGGTGGCGCGGGCCCGGCGCGGGGAGGGCCCGACGCTCGTCGAGGCGGTGACCTACCGCATGGACGCTCATACGAACGCCGATGACGCCACGCGCTACCGCGTCGAGAGCGAGGTGGAGGCGTGGCGCGAGCACGACCCGATCCGGATCCTGGAGCGGGAGCTGACCGGGCGGGGGCTGCTCGGTGACGAGGGGATCGAGGAGGCGCGGGAGGCCGCGGACCGGATGGCGGCCGCCCTGCGCGAGCGGATGAACGCCGACCCGGTGCTGAACCCGATGGACCTGTTCGCCCACGTCTACGAGGAACAGACCGCGCAACTCCGGGAACAGGCCGCCCGGTTGCGCGTCGAACTGGACGCGGAGCAGGACCAGCACGGCGACGAGGACGTGGAGGAGCGGCGATGA
- a CDS encoding Lrp/AsnC family transcriptional regulator has protein sequence MSAEQMAAWGEDPGRPLPARPLDAIDRDILRLLQTDGRASIRSVADRVHVSRANAYARINRLLDDGVIRGFSARVDHERAGQGASAYITLKIVQNSWRTVREQLQALPGATHIALVSGDFDVLLLVHTPDNRSLRELVLTKIQAIPEVLSTRTLLVFEETDLAPGPDRPTELT, from the coding sequence ATGTCAGCTGAACAAATGGCCGCCTGGGGAGAGGATCCCGGCCGCCCCCTCCCCGCCCGCCCGCTCGACGCCATCGACCGCGACATCCTGCGACTGCTCCAGACGGACGGACGCGCCTCGATCCGTTCGGTGGCCGACCGCGTCCATGTATCGCGGGCCAACGCCTACGCCCGGATCAACCGGCTCCTCGACGACGGCGTGATCCGTGGTTTCAGCGCGCGCGTGGACCACGAGCGGGCCGGTCAGGGCGCCTCCGCGTACATCACGCTCAAGATCGTCCAGAATTCCTGGCGCACCGTGCGCGAGCAGCTCCAGGCGCTGCCCGGGGCGACCCACATAGCGCTGGTCAGCGGCGACTTCGACGTGCTCCTGCTGGTGCACACCCCGGACAACAGGTCACTGCGCGAGCTGGTCCTCACCAAGATCCAGGCCATCCCGGAGGTGCTCTCGACCCGCACGCTCCTGGTGTTCGAGGAGACGGACCTGGCACCGGGCCCGGACAGGCCCACCGAACTCACCTGA
- a CDS encoding TetR/AcrR family transcriptional regulator, with product MTTAKRDTYTPETLLTVAVRVFNERGYDGTSMEHLSKAAGISKSSIYHHVAGKEELLRRAVSRALDGLFGILDEPGATRGRAIERVEYVTRRTVDVLIAELPYVTLLLRVRGNTNTERWAMERRREFDQRVTELLKAAVADGDLRSDVDIRLVTRLLFGMVNSLVEWYRPLPDGGVDGERLADTLVRVAFEGMRSSR from the coding sequence ATGACCACGGCCAAGCGGGACACGTACACCCCGGAGACCCTGCTCACCGTCGCCGTCCGTGTCTTCAACGAGCGCGGCTACGACGGCACGTCCATGGAGCATCTCTCCAAGGCGGCGGGCATTTCCAAGTCGTCCATCTACCACCATGTCGCGGGCAAGGAAGAACTGCTGCGGCGGGCGGTCAGCCGGGCGCTGGACGGGCTCTTCGGGATTCTGGACGAGCCGGGAGCGACGCGGGGGCGGGCGATCGAGCGGGTCGAGTACGTCACCCGCCGCACCGTCGACGTGCTGATAGCCGAACTTCCCTACGTCACGCTGCTGCTGCGCGTACGGGGCAACACGAATACGGAACGCTGGGCGATGGAGCGGCGGCGCGAGTTCGACCAGCGGGTGACCGAGCTGCTCAAGGCCGCGGTCGCGGACGGCGACCTCCGTTCCGACGTGGACATACGGCTGGTGACCCGGCTGCTCTTCGGAATGGTCAACTCGCTGGTGGAGTGGTACCGCCCGCTGCCGGACGGCGGGGTCGACGGCGAGCGGCTGGCGGACACGCTGGTCCGGGTGGCTTTCGAGGGCATGCGCTCCAGCCGTTGA
- the paaN gene encoding phenylacetic acid degradation protein PaaN produces the protein MAAELSPQLLSDKHRPTLDRALDAIRTRAYWSPHPEHPKAYGEGGAPGSLGPAEGKAAFDAVLNTRLDLGQPGTDGWTGGEVSPYGPELGVEYPHADPDVLLPAMRAGMGAWREAGPETRALLCLEILARISARTHEFGHAVMHTSGQAFMMAFQAGGPHAQDRGLEAVAYAYEEQVRTPGSADWSKPQGKRDPLELHKSFTAAPRGVSLLIGCNTFPTWNGYPGLFASLATGNPVLVKPHPRAVLPLALTVQLAREVLAEAGFDPNLVALATERPGEGIAKTLALRPEVKIIDYTGSTAFGDWLETNARQAQVYTEKAGVNTIVVDSTDDYRGMLSNLAFSLSLYSGQMCTTPQNLLIPREGITTDAGDKSYDEVVADLAGAVTGLLGDDARANALLGALVNPDVKARLEAAPDRGEVALASREVANPEFPDAVVRTPVVVKLDAAKPDDEEHFLSECFGPVAFAVAVDSTSDALDLLRRTVRDKGAMTVGAYTTSPEVESAVVDVCLDESAQLSLNLTGGVYVNQTAAFSDFHGSGGNPAANAALCDAAFVANRFRMVEVRRQA, from the coding sequence ATGGCCGCCGAGCTCTCCCCGCAACTGCTCTCCGACAAGCACCGACCCACGCTCGACCGGGCCCTCGACGCGATCCGCACGCGCGCCTACTGGTCCCCGCACCCCGAGCATCCGAAGGCGTACGGCGAGGGCGGTGCGCCCGGCAGCCTGGGCCCCGCCGAGGGCAAGGCCGCCTTCGACGCCGTGCTGAACACCCGGCTCGACCTCGGCCAGCCCGGCACCGACGGCTGGACGGGCGGGGAGGTCTCTCCGTACGGGCCGGAGCTGGGCGTGGAATATCCGCACGCCGACCCGGACGTCCTGCTGCCGGCGATGCGTGCGGGGATGGGCGCCTGGCGGGAGGCGGGACCCGAGACCCGGGCCCTGCTCTGTCTGGAGATCCTCGCCCGGATCAGCGCCCGGACCCACGAGTTCGGTCACGCCGTGATGCACACCAGCGGCCAGGCCTTCATGATGGCGTTCCAGGCGGGCGGCCCGCACGCCCAGGACCGCGGCCTCGAAGCCGTGGCGTACGCCTACGAGGAGCAGGTGCGCACGCCGGGAAGCGCCGACTGGTCCAAGCCCCAGGGCAAGCGCGACCCGCTCGAGCTGCACAAGTCGTTCACCGCGGCACCGCGCGGCGTCTCGCTGCTGATCGGTTGCAACACCTTCCCCACGTGGAACGGCTACCCCGGCCTCTTCGCCTCCCTGGCCACCGGCAATCCCGTCCTGGTCAAGCCGCACCCGCGCGCCGTGCTGCCGCTCGCGCTCACGGTGCAGCTGGCCCGTGAGGTGCTCGCCGAGGCGGGCTTCGACCCCAACCTGGTCGCGCTGGCGACCGAGCGGCCGGGCGAGGGCATCGCGAAGACCCTCGCGCTCCGCCCCGAGGTCAAGATCATCGACTACACCGGCTCCACCGCGTTCGGCGACTGGCTGGAGACCAACGCCCGACAGGCCCAGGTCTACACGGAGAAGGCCGGGGTCAACACGATCGTCGTCGACTCCACGGACGACTACCGCGGCATGCTGTCCAACCTGGCGTTCTCGCTCTCCCTGTACAGCGGCCAGATGTGCACGACCCCGCAGAACCTGCTGATCCCCCGGGAGGGCATCACCACCGACGCCGGCGACAAGTCGTACGACGAGGTGGTGGCCGACCTCGCCGGTGCGGTGACCGGCCTGCTCGGCGACGACGCCAGGGCGAACGCGCTGCTCGGCGCCCTGGTCAACCCGGACGTGAAGGCACGCCTGGAGGCCGCTCCGGACCGGGGCGAGGTCGCCCTGGCCTCCCGCGAGGTGGCCAATCCGGAATTCCCCGACGCCGTGGTCCGCACCCCCGTCGTCGTCAAGCTGGACGCCGCCAAGCCGGACGACGAGGAGCACTTCCTGTCGGAGTGCTTCGGGCCGGTCGCCTTCGCGGTGGCGGTCGACTCGACCTCCGACGCCCTGGACCTGCTCCGCCGCACGGTCCGGGACAAGGGCGCGATGACGGTCGGCGCGTACACCACCTCGCCGGAGGTGGAGAGCGCGGTGGTGGACGTCTGCCTGGACGAGTCGGCCCAGCTGTCGCTGAACCTGACCGGCGGTGTGTACGTCAACCAGACCGCGGCCTTCTCCGACTTCCATGGCTCGGGCGGCAACCCGGCGGCGAACGCGGCGCTGTGCGACGCAGCCTTCGTCGCCAACCGCTTCCGCATGGTGGAGGTCCGCCGCCAGGCGTGA
- a CDS encoding TrmH family RNA methyltransferase, with protein MQYDDGFGTEVGVGPHPLPWPSDERYDPELLAHGDRRNVGDAYRYWTREAIVADLDLRRHDFHVAVENWGHDFNIGSVVRTANAFLAKEIHIVGRRRWNRRGAMVTDRYQHVRHHPDTESLTAWAKAEGLPIIGIDNLPGAVPLERTELPRRCVLLFGQEGPGLTEEARRHAAMVCSIAQFGSTRSINAGAAAAIAMHAWVQRYAEIPEG; from the coding sequence ATGCAGTACGACGACGGATTCGGGACGGAAGTGGGCGTCGGACCGCACCCGCTGCCCTGGCCCTCGGACGAGCGGTACGACCCCGAGCTGCTCGCCCACGGCGACCGGCGCAACGTGGGCGACGCCTATCGGTACTGGACCCGGGAGGCGATCGTCGCCGATCTGGATCTGCGGCGGCACGACTTCCACGTGGCGGTCGAGAACTGGGGCCACGACTTCAACATCGGTTCGGTGGTGCGCACCGCGAACGCCTTCCTGGCCAAGGAGATCCACATCGTGGGCCGACGGCGCTGGAACCGGCGGGGTGCGATGGTCACCGATCGCTACCAGCACGTGCGGCACCACCCCGACACGGAGTCGCTGACTGCGTGGGCGAAGGCCGAGGGGCTGCCGATCATCGGGATCGACAACCTGCCGGGGGCGGTGCCGCTGGAGCGGACCGAGCTGCCGCGGCGCTGTGTGCTGCTCTTCGGGCAGGAGGGCCCCGGACTGACCGAGGAGGCCCGCAGGCATGCGGCGATGGTGTGCTCCATCGCGCAGTTCGGGTCCACCCGGTCGATCAACGCGGGGGCCGCGGCCGCCATCGCCATGCACGCATGGGTGCAGCGGTACGCGGAGATCCCGGAAGGCTGA